From Myxococcales bacterium, a single genomic window includes:
- a CDS encoding cytochrome c, with protein sequence MNKRFFAFIVMAAALAGCAAGLPAANASDVERARGQFPGATGERLAKGRSLYVQTCAGCHTLKSPDEVPPAQWADEIAEMRQTQGVQLTDDDASAMAEYLWAVSSRLREESANPGAAAR encoded by the coding sequence GTGAACAAACGGTTCTTCGCGTTCATCGTCATGGCTGCGGCGCTCGCTGGCTGCGCCGCAGGTCTGCCCGCGGCGAATGCCAGCGACGTCGAGCGGGCTCGAGGGCAGTTCCCCGGCGCCACGGGTGAGCGACTGGCGAAGGGGCGCTCGTTGTACGTGCAGACCTGTGCCGGCTGCCACACCCTGAAGTCCCCGGACGAAGTGCCGCCGGCGCAGTGGGCCGACGAGATCGCCGAGATGCGTCAGACCCAAGGCGTGCAGCTCACCGACGACGATGCCTCGGCCATGGCTGAGTACCTGTGGGCGGTTAGCTCGCGGTTGCGAGAAGAGTCCGCAAATCCCGGGGCCGCGGCCCGCTGA